Proteins encoded by one window of Vitis vinifera cultivar Pinot Noir 40024 chromosome 10, ASM3070453v1:
- the LOC104880486 gene encoding uncharacterized protein At4g18490 isoform X1, which translates to MVVLMAESKKEAPSSADPKQKTPLLDEGIGKEFLSSWKSMAVAGDDTMDFNFETGAKGKTTAFNFSKMDMDFNLDGDFGKISSFKVDMSDLDFSPKKTGKSKERSGEDSVNRNHQGKQDNFAFSFDFNDLDTFNFEPSLTKAEKKSSKGVSADKSVCQDSRNPLAEDISAFDDGIAMKLPACEMATTLKADTLVGGLGNLDSINDNGSSETANFENQSLSNEARTSMEKKVMITAEESDKQSQPSAKAISADPYDHRRIQDIPVESVSKNETHGTVSELQTKFFSLDPKVNNISGGEQNVNTKMIAESRSNHECSQFDNSPPLHITTSQSNDTERNKMGCGDHVPAENIDGTQPEKCDLDLEDILLRKALHVTKADSENKNSTSELTLTPLSSGHMMDKLIPLKEKATGAIRSKYFRRTEETSQLHQALSTQTKVLSLGSKRIDGVHLIPADEEREDTTIGGKLVGRSSSQTTELAKGEPVFLGSEKNVQDVNPIKDDLDAVRTQSRISKLVSTSRPCVQEVAKGETVLLGSARSVKDLNTFSLQVDPSSSIKQIAKSSTHKCVNPKPVVLSMGPIKNLKTISVEGNKLSGVKDLSRTPKPSSLKISRATGASNILSNSTFGKEIKSLRKSEQNMELQGKTASKMVPSVDTLKKTPPTSSSSLKRKTLEASNANVTTLNPLKRLSESPREIRNFKEASEVVFKEQVCNQEKLVDMNTKNVLTSVLDTPREVNMSELEIPLAMENDLNVEKAEAYTKDLEDICNMLKKKHEEAKEILVRAIVNNNNLLMVNHPVYEEKIRTIQKFAARIMSKELQV; encoded by the exons ATGAGGGAATAGGAAAGGAATTTCTCAGCTCCTGGAAATCAATGGCTGTGGCAGGAGATGACACTATGGACTTCAACTTTGAGACAGGGGCCAAAGGCAAGACGACAGCATTTAACTTCAGTAAAAT GGATATGGACTTCAATCTTGATGGTGATTTTGGCAAGATATCATCCTTCAAAGTAGATATGTCAGACCTTGATTTCTCACCCAAAAAGACTGGGAAATCCAAGGAACGATCTGGAGAAGATTCTGTCAACAGAAATCATCAAGGAAAGCAAGACAATTTTGCattctcttttgattttaatga CTTGGATACTTTCAATTTTGAACCAAGCTTAACAAAAGCAGAAAAAAAATCTAGCAAAGGAGTTTCTGCAGATAAAAGTGTGTGTCAAGACAGCAGAAACCCCCTGGCTGAAGATATTAGTGCATTTGACGATGGCATAGCCATGAAACTTCCTGCATGTGAGATGGCTACAACTTTAAAGGCAGACACTTTGGTAGGTGGTCTTGGGAATCTTGATTCCATAAATGATAATGGCTCTTCAGAAActgcaaattttgaaaatcaatcttTGTCAAACGAGGCAAGAACTTCTATGGAGAAAAAAGTAATGATCACTGCAGAAGAAAGTGACAAACAAAGTCAACCATCAGCGAAGGCAATTTCTGCAGATCCATATGATCATCGGAGAATCCAGGACATACCTGTTGAGTCTGTATCCAAGAATGAAACTCATGGTACTGTTTCAGAATTGCAGACAAAATTTTTTTCCCTGGACCCAAAAGTAAATAACATATCAGGTGGAGAGCAAAATGTTAATACCAAAATGATAGCTGAATCAAGATCTAATCATGAATGCTCACAGTTTGACAATTCACCTCCACTGCATATCACCACATCACAGAGCAATGACACTGAAAGGAACAAAATGGGCTGTGGTGATCACGTTCCAGCAGAAAATATAGATGGCACCCAACCAGAAAAATGTGATTTAGATCTTGAAGATATTCTCTTGAGGAAGGCTTTGCATGTTACCAAGGCCGATAGTGAAAACAAGAATTCAACCTCAGAGCTTACCTTGACTCCATTGAGCAG TGGACACATGATGGACAAATTAATACCCTTGAAAGAGAAGGCAACTGGAGCCATTCGGTCAAAGTATTTCAGGAGAACAGAAGAAACATCTCAGTTGCATCAGGCATTGTCAACTCAGACAAAAGTTCTCTCACTTGGAAGCAAAAGGATTGATGGCGTACATTTGATTCCTGCAGATGAAGAAAG GGAGGATACAACAATTGGGGGCAAATTGGTTGGTCGTTCAAGTTCACAAACCACAGAATTAGCAAAAGGTGAACCTGTTTTTCTGGGAAGTGAAAAGAATGTCCAAGATGTTAATCCTATCAA GGATGACCTTGATGCTGTTAGAACCCAAAGCAGGATCAGCAAACTAGTAAGTACTTCAAGGCCATGCGTTCAGGAAGTAGCAAAAGGTGAAACTGTTTTGCTGGGAAGTGCAAGGAGTGTTAAAGATCTTAATACTTTCAG CCTTCAGGTTGATCCTTCCAGCTCAATTAAGCAGATAGCTAAATCTAGTACCCATAAATGTGTGAATCCAAAACCTGTGGTTCTAAGCATGGGACCCATTAAAAACTTGAAGACAATTTCTGTTGAAGGAAACAAGCTTTCAGGAGTTAAAGACCTTAGTAGAACACCCAAACCATCAAGTTTGAAGATTTCAAG GGCTACAGGAGCGAGCAATATTCTGTCAAATTCTACATTTGGGAAGGAAATCAAATCATTGAGAAAATCAGAACAAAACATGGAATTACAAGGAAAGACTGCATCCAAGATGGTGCCTTCTGTTGACACTCTGAAGAAAACACCACCAACCTCATCCTCATCTTTGAAGCGGAAAACTTTAGAG GCATCAAATGCAAATGTCACTACCTTAAATCCACTTAAACGCCTATCTGAATCACCTAGAGAAATCAG AAATTTCAAGGAAGCTTCAGAAGTAGTTTTTAAAGAACAG GTTTGCAATCAAGAGAAACTTGTAGATATGAATACCAAGAATGTTCTGACCTCTGTGCTTGATACTCCTCGGGAGGTGAACATGTCTGAACTAGAAATACCtttggcaatggaaaatgatctaaATGTTGAAAAGGCTGAAGCATATACAAAGGATCTTGAAGAT
- the LOC104880486 gene encoding uncharacterized protein At4g18490 isoform X2, whose amino-acid sequence MAVAGDDTMDFNFETGAKGKTTAFNFSKMDMDFNLDGDFGKISSFKVDMSDLDFSPKKTGKSKERSGEDSVNRNHQGKQDNFAFSFDFNDLDTFNFEPSLTKAEKKSSKGVSADKSVCQDSRNPLAEDISAFDDGIAMKLPACEMATTLKADTLVGGLGNLDSINDNGSSETANFENQSLSNEARTSMEKKVMITAEESDKQSQPSAKAISADPYDHRRIQDIPVESVSKNETHGTVSELQTKFFSLDPKVNNISGGEQNVNTKMIAESRSNHECSQFDNSPPLHITTSQSNDTERNKMGCGDHVPAENIDGTQPEKCDLDLEDILLRKALHVTKADSENKNSTSELTLTPLSSGHMMDKLIPLKEKATGAIRSKYFRRTEETSQLHQALSTQTKVLSLGSKRIDGVHLIPADEEREDTTIGGKLVGRSSSQTTELAKGEPVFLGSEKNVQDVNPIKDDLDAVRTQSRISKLVSTSRPCVQEVAKGETVLLGSARSVKDLNTFSLQVDPSSSIKQIAKSSTHKCVNPKPVVLSMGPIKNLKTISVEGNKLSGVKDLSRTPKPSSLKISRATGASNILSNSTFGKEIKSLRKSEQNMELQGKTASKMVPSVDTLKKTPPTSSSSLKRKTLEASNANVTTLNPLKRLSESPREIRNFKEASEVVFKEQVCNQEKLVDMNTKNVLTSVLDTPREVNMSELEIPLAMENDLNVEKAEAYTKDLEDICNMLKKKHEEAKEILVRAIVNNNNLLMVNHPVYEEKIRTIQKFAARIMSKELQV is encoded by the exons ATGGCTGTGGCAGGAGATGACACTATGGACTTCAACTTTGAGACAGGGGCCAAAGGCAAGACGACAGCATTTAACTTCAGTAAAAT GGATATGGACTTCAATCTTGATGGTGATTTTGGCAAGATATCATCCTTCAAAGTAGATATGTCAGACCTTGATTTCTCACCCAAAAAGACTGGGAAATCCAAGGAACGATCTGGAGAAGATTCTGTCAACAGAAATCATCAAGGAAAGCAAGACAATTTTGCattctcttttgattttaatga CTTGGATACTTTCAATTTTGAACCAAGCTTAACAAAAGCAGAAAAAAAATCTAGCAAAGGAGTTTCTGCAGATAAAAGTGTGTGTCAAGACAGCAGAAACCCCCTGGCTGAAGATATTAGTGCATTTGACGATGGCATAGCCATGAAACTTCCTGCATGTGAGATGGCTACAACTTTAAAGGCAGACACTTTGGTAGGTGGTCTTGGGAATCTTGATTCCATAAATGATAATGGCTCTTCAGAAActgcaaattttgaaaatcaatcttTGTCAAACGAGGCAAGAACTTCTATGGAGAAAAAAGTAATGATCACTGCAGAAGAAAGTGACAAACAAAGTCAACCATCAGCGAAGGCAATTTCTGCAGATCCATATGATCATCGGAGAATCCAGGACATACCTGTTGAGTCTGTATCCAAGAATGAAACTCATGGTACTGTTTCAGAATTGCAGACAAAATTTTTTTCCCTGGACCCAAAAGTAAATAACATATCAGGTGGAGAGCAAAATGTTAATACCAAAATGATAGCTGAATCAAGATCTAATCATGAATGCTCACAGTTTGACAATTCACCTCCACTGCATATCACCACATCACAGAGCAATGACACTGAAAGGAACAAAATGGGCTGTGGTGATCACGTTCCAGCAGAAAATATAGATGGCACCCAACCAGAAAAATGTGATTTAGATCTTGAAGATATTCTCTTGAGGAAGGCTTTGCATGTTACCAAGGCCGATAGTGAAAACAAGAATTCAACCTCAGAGCTTACCTTGACTCCATTGAGCAG TGGACACATGATGGACAAATTAATACCCTTGAAAGAGAAGGCAACTGGAGCCATTCGGTCAAAGTATTTCAGGAGAACAGAAGAAACATCTCAGTTGCATCAGGCATTGTCAACTCAGACAAAAGTTCTCTCACTTGGAAGCAAAAGGATTGATGGCGTACATTTGATTCCTGCAGATGAAGAAAG GGAGGATACAACAATTGGGGGCAAATTGGTTGGTCGTTCAAGTTCACAAACCACAGAATTAGCAAAAGGTGAACCTGTTTTTCTGGGAAGTGAAAAGAATGTCCAAGATGTTAATCCTATCAA GGATGACCTTGATGCTGTTAGAACCCAAAGCAGGATCAGCAAACTAGTAAGTACTTCAAGGCCATGCGTTCAGGAAGTAGCAAAAGGTGAAACTGTTTTGCTGGGAAGTGCAAGGAGTGTTAAAGATCTTAATACTTTCAG CCTTCAGGTTGATCCTTCCAGCTCAATTAAGCAGATAGCTAAATCTAGTACCCATAAATGTGTGAATCCAAAACCTGTGGTTCTAAGCATGGGACCCATTAAAAACTTGAAGACAATTTCTGTTGAAGGAAACAAGCTTTCAGGAGTTAAAGACCTTAGTAGAACACCCAAACCATCAAGTTTGAAGATTTCAAG GGCTACAGGAGCGAGCAATATTCTGTCAAATTCTACATTTGGGAAGGAAATCAAATCATTGAGAAAATCAGAACAAAACATGGAATTACAAGGAAAGACTGCATCCAAGATGGTGCCTTCTGTTGACACTCTGAAGAAAACACCACCAACCTCATCCTCATCTTTGAAGCGGAAAACTTTAGAG GCATCAAATGCAAATGTCACTACCTTAAATCCACTTAAACGCCTATCTGAATCACCTAGAGAAATCAG AAATTTCAAGGAAGCTTCAGAAGTAGTTTTTAAAGAACAG GTTTGCAATCAAGAGAAACTTGTAGATATGAATACCAAGAATGTTCTGACCTCTGTGCTTGATACTCCTCGGGAGGTGAACATGTCTGAACTAGAAATACCtttggcaatggaaaatgatctaaATGTTGAAAAGGCTGAAGCATATACAAAGGATCTTGAAGAT